The DNA sequence TAGAGGCTGCATATCAGtcagcagcacagtgagggcTCTGCGAGGGGAAGATTTGCATTCGAAGCTGGGGACCATATAAATCTGGCAGCTCCCACGCTTCCCTCTCCAGCATAAATAGCCTTTCAGTACGTGGTCCAGATGCCTGAGGGAAGGCTGTGCCCACAACCGGCAGCCACCCACTGGAGGATGACCACAAGCACCATGGAAGGCAcaggaaaatgttcagtgttaaaccatgtgatattttaaCCTGATAGTGTAAATGTGCTTGCTGTATGGGCATTAGTCTGTGTTTTTAAGCTGGTTTTGAGTTACTTGAAGTGcgttttcttgctttagaccagaAACCCCCAAAGGGTGCTATAATAGCCACGGTAAAGCATATTGAAACACTAAAACTGAGATACAAAATGTGATTCTTGCAATATCCGTGCTGTTGATTTGGCTATTTGTGATTGTACCTCACTGCTTTTTTGTGTTCAGTATGTGATTATAGTGCACTATATACTGTgatgtgtttctctctgtgtgctttATATTGGCCTCTCCCTGTCTGCTTTAGGGCCCTCTCCATGGATATAGACACAGATTATGAGCGGCCCAACGTCGAGACAATAAAATGCGTGGTGGTGGGGGATAATGCGGCAGGCAAGACCCGGCTGATCTGCGCCCGCGCCTGCAACGCCACGCTCACGCAGTACCAGCTGCTAGCCACCCACGTGCCAACTGTCTGGGCCATCGACCAGTACCGCGTGTGCCAGGAGGTGAGGGCCGGCCCACGCCGACTTCCGCCAGGCGCGTGTCTCCTGCCGCCACgagcgctctgattggctgtctgtgcCTCCGCAGGTCCTGGAGAGGTCGAGGGATGTGGTGGACGAGGTGAGCGTCTCTCTGCGGCTTTGGGACACCTTTGGGGACCACCACAAAGACCGGCGCTTCGCCTACGGCAGGTCAGAAGAGTCCCGCACGGCCGCACACATTAAGGGCCCGTCTGGGTTGTTGTTTGAAGTGAGTTCATGCGGTTTGTCTGCTGGTCCAGGGCTTTGTTATGGGCCTAATCCCCCTGGGCTGAATAATGGTCTGGTGATGCAACAGCGCTGAGAGGAAAGCGGTGGCATCAGCAGAGGGAACAGATGTGATTGAAAGCAAAATGCGGGTCATCAGTCTTAATAGCAGCTGAGGTCGTCACCCTCTACCAGTCGGCCCAGATGCAGGCTTCAAAGAGACCTGACACTGGAAAAATGGAGAGCTGTCACCCTCTGCAGGTGACATGGCCCTATGACCATGACCAGGGCTGCATAGCCCACCCAGGCCTGACTCTGCAGCGGTGTTCAAACAGGAGCTTAGTGTGAGGTCACCAAAAGCATAATCACACAGCACTGCTCTGTTTGACTGCTGGGTCATGGCTTTGCCCCGGCCCGCCCTTTCCCGCACAGATGGGCCCCGAGGGCCATGTTAGTGTACCGTAATCTGAGACAGAGCGCTGTCTGTAGCCAGCTCAGTGATGCAGAGCCAGCATGCATCTGCAGGTGAGACACAGCCCCCCAGCACAGCAAACGCCTGAACATAACTTCATCACAGCCATCATCATGCTGTTGTCATGGAAGCAAGGCATGGGATCCGGAGTCTTTATCCCTCCCGAGAGCAGCTTTGCTTTTTCATGTAGCCGCGCTGCTCGGAATTGTGTCTGCTGGTTCACATTAGTGTCATTGCACAGATTCCTGCGCATTTTCCATTCTGGCTGATTGCTGACTGCAAGAACCCTCAGTCACTCTTAGATTTGAACCTTCAACCTACTGCCTATGCTGCGAACTGCCCTTTCCCATTTGACTGTGTCAAAGCACATGTATTATCAATGATCCAATAGGGCAGTTCTATACTGTGCACATCCATGCAGAGAACACTGCAACAGGAACACCCCCCTGATGTTCCATTAAGCAAAATGACGCTTATACCcaccacaggccacacaggaGTGCTAGTGGCGCTAGTTGCCTGTGAGCACTTAATATGTCATTGGAAGGAATCCTGGACCAACTTAATCCCAGCACACCCCATAGTCCATAGTTGACTAATGACAAAATATTGTCAAGGCTGTACTGTGTGAGAGGCTTTACTGAATGAGCCACTCAGTTGGTTATTTTGAGGCTACATACAGTAAATGGGTTTATAGGTTTGTGTATGTCTTTCTTGATGACTCTGCATGATGTCACTGCACCGCAGTGCACGTATTACTCAGGCAGTAAGATGTGAAGAAGCTAAGCAAGCTGTGTACGTGTTATATCTGCATCCTTCACACGTCACTGCCTGACCGGTCACTCTTATCATTGACCTTTAAACTTTTCATATCACTGCTATCAAAACCAGGTCTGCTAGGTCACAGAATCCTTTTGAGGGGAAATGCAAAGTGAGAAATACGGATTCAGTAAGTGCGTGTTTCTCAGTGAATCTCTCTAAAGTAGGTCCTTTTAGTTTGAACTACAGTAAAACAGATTTAACAAAAATGCTATGTTGATCAGGTGTTTGAACAAATCTTTGCAAACTAAAAACATGCTCATAACTGAAGTCACCTTTGTCCtttggtttttggtttgttgcatatttattatttgtaacaGCGAGTAGTTAATGATTAAATCTCATTGTGCTTATGAACTGACAGACTGGGACAGTTTTATCTCGCACTTTAAATCCAACGTTCAGATGTTCACGTACACAGACGTCTTTTGATTAGGACAgacaaatcatgtttttttttctttgttaacaGCCACCCTTTTCTAACTGCACCTTTTTGTAAATCATACTTCCCACTCACAGACCAGGTTTTTATCTCGATTGTTCTGTGCTTAATCTCAAAGCTGTTTCTCCAGGCTTACTCTGGCGAGTAACTCTGGCTGGAGTTGCAGAGCTTGCGTTTGGACACAGGGCACACATGGCACTCTCCCACCGTGCACTCCTCTCCCTGTGGGCCAGCGTTATCACATGTCTGCCTGCACTGTTTTGGCAGGTCGGATGTGGTCGTGCTGTGCTTTTCCCTGGCTAATCCCAACTCCCTGCGCCATGTCCGTACCATGTGGTTTCCGGAGATCAAGCACTTCTGTCCCCGCACCCCCATCATCCTGGTGGGCTGCCAGTTGGACCTGCGCTACGCTGACCTGGACGCCGTGAACCGCGCCCGGCGACCACTGGCTAAGTACGTCCCCACACTAGTGGTGCAGGAGCTAGCAAGCACCAGATGGACAGAATCAGCAGAGGATTGCACAactgagaaacacaaacagatacatACCCGTTTATATGTGCCCCTCTAAATGGTACATTAGGATTCTGCCCACATTCTGTTCTGCATACCTttcatcccctccctcccctgtctGTAGGCCCATTAAGCCCACTGACATTCTGCACCCAGAACGAGGCCATGAGGTTGCCAAGGAGCTGGGCATCCCGTACTACGAGACCAGCATTGTGGCGCAGTTTGGGGTGAAGGACGTCTTCGACAATGCCATCCGTGCCGCGCTCATCTCCCGCCGGCACCTGCAGTTCTGGAAGTCCCATCTGAAGAAGGTGCAGCGGCCCCTGCTGCAGGCTCCTTTCCTCCCCCCGCGCCCGCCCCGACCCGTGGTGGGCATACCAGACCCCCCCGCCATCGACGGTGAAGGGCCCGACTCCCTCTTCTGTCGGCCCCTCTGTGCCGATGTCCTGTTCCTCCTCCAGGGCGGCGCCACCCGCGTCTTCGCACACAAGGTCTACCTGGCCACTTCCTGCTCCAAATTCTACGACCTGTTCACGTTAGACCTGGAGAGCTTGGGGGGCAGCCGGGGGGATGCGGAAGATGGAGAGgtagatgaggaggaggagcagagcaggaggggggcgAAAGAGCAAGCAGGCCGCACAAAGAGCTTGGACATTGACAAAGATGGCGAGATGGGGTCTCAGGGGCCCAAACGGCCCCTCTTGCTCCAGCAGGGCTCTTTGAGAACTTCACAGAGTGATAATGCCATCCCGGCTCGAAGTGAGTGTGAAGTTGGGTCTTTAGGCGCTGGCCGGGCGCTCACAGGGTGGGGGCGTGGCTTCCTCAGCGTGTGTCTGGAGCATGTAGAGGACCCCGTGACTGGGAGACCCAGGCTCATGACTGTGGTGTCCATGGATGGCCTGATTCAGAAAAGACCCTTCCAGGTAAGCctgagaaaaagaagaaaagaagtatcattcagttttaatttgtttagaattgtgataaaaatgtaattgtcttTGTTAAACCTTTTGTTATAGTTTACATCCACTATGTGTTTCAAAACAGCTTTACCTGTGCTGATtgcagtttctctctcacaccatTAGGCGGTGCTGCAGTACCTCTACACCGGTAGTCTAGACGAGAGTAGGGGGGATCTCATGCAAGTCGCCACCATAGCTGAGCTGCTGGAGGTTTTTGACCTGCGTATGATGGTGGCCAATGTGCTGAATCATGAGAGCTTTATGAACCAGGAGATCACCAAGGCCTTTCACGTGCGACGGGCCAACCGCATCAAGGAGTGCCTCAACAAGGGCACCTTTGCTGGTATGGCCTGGACCTGCTGTCCTCTCTCTTCTAATTTATGCTCCTTACATCTCTCACTTGCTTCTGCGTGCCTCTCCATTGCATAATATTGTATGTCCAAGCCATGTAGTCTCTCCCTTACTCATCACCCATAATGCTTGAGTGTTTTCAATCACTGTTTTCAAGCActgttctgaatgttttttaacTTGTATAATTTGCTTATGAATGATCAGTTCACTCAAGTCTGTTTGCATTGctcaactacaacaacttctgcAGTTAATGTAGCATTATATAGCAACGTGGGTGTGTTGAGATGCAAAATATTATTGTGCTGCTGTGTTGGTTGTCTTGGAGATGGTTGCCCCTGACAGGAAACTTGTTACATACCAGATCTGGATCATAAAAAAAATCCTGGATGGCACTGGCAgtgttgtgtgcattttgtaATGCATTTCACTGCAATACAAACCTTTCCATTTCATAATTTCCATTAATATGTTTGCTTTTGTATAGCCTGTGTTTGTAATTTTATGATcttgcatttcaaatgaattttttgCAGCTATATCATAGTAATAGAGCTGCTCGTGCATTATTTATAGTTCACGGTATCAATTGGCTGATTTCATGAAGAGGGCTAGCAGCATCCTATTCTACGTGCTCTGAAAATTTTTTGACTGTTTTGAATTCCATTTTCACATCAATGGACTTTTCACTGCTATTTTCTTGGAAAATCTGGATACACTTCCTTTGTCCACATGTCCAAATGGATAAAGCAAGTGATACCTATTTCATCGATGACAATGTTCATGGTGGTCTCTGTTCCGCACGATTTGCCTACCTGACTTGCTTAATTTTTATAAGATacgatatatttatttacacctGTGTGATTCCTAGAACCCATTACACTTTCGTGCAGTGTGTACAACCTTTAGCAAGATGCATTATTTGTTGAAATGATCTGTGAAGGTCAGACACTGATCTGTGAAGATATCAAACTTCATTTGTGCGCTGATG is a window from the Anguilla anguilla isolate fAngAng1 chromosome 14, fAngAng1.pri, whole genome shotgun sequence genome containing:
- the LOC118212887 gene encoding rho-related BTB domain-containing protein 2-like isoform X1 yields the protein MWVNSRTVGRALSMDIDTDYERPNVETIKCVVVGDNAAGKTRLICARACNATLTQYQLLATHVPTVWAIDQYRVCQEVLERSRDVVDEVSVSLRLWDTFGDHHKDRRFAYGRSDVVVLCFSLANPNSLRHVRTMWFPEIKHFCPRTPIILVGCQLDLRYADLDAVNRARRPLAKPIKPTDILHPERGHEVAKELGIPYYETSIVAQFGVKDVFDNAIRAALISRRHLQFWKSHLKKVQRPLLQAPFLPPRPPRPVVGIPDPPAIDGEGPDSLFCRPLCADVLFLLQGGATRVFAHKVYLATSCSKFYDLFTLDLESLGGSRGDAEDGEVDEEEEQSRRGAKEQAGRTKSLDIDKDGEMGSQGPKRPLLLQQGSLRTSQSDNAIPARSECEVGSLGAGRALTGWGRGFLSVCLEHVEDPVTGRPRLMTVVSMDGLIQKRPFQAVLQYLYTGSLDESRGDLMQVATIAELLEVFDLRMMVANVLNHESFMNQEITKAFHVRRANRIKECLNKGTFADVVFRLDDGYLPAHKPLLISSCDWMAAMFRGSFMESYVNEVSIPNTSSACMRAVLEYLYCGSLTPCPDLQPIDLIVLANRLCLPRLVAFTEQYAVEELLQSTMKGVDIDGQVLIYLEMAQFHNAKQLSAWCLHHICTSYNSICRKFPKEMKAMAPENQKHFEKHRWPPVWFLKEEDRYLRSQKEREREEELLRKQHTKRGWCFWRHSSSSAPHVS
- the LOC118212887 gene encoding rho-related BTB domain-containing protein 2-like isoform X2, translating into MDIDTDYERPNVETIKCVVVGDNAAGKTRLICARACNATLTQYQLLATHVPTVWAIDQYRVCQEVLERSRDVVDEVSVSLRLWDTFGDHHKDRRFAYGRSDVVVLCFSLANPNSLRHVRTMWFPEIKHFCPRTPIILVGCQLDLRYADLDAVNRARRPLAKPIKPTDILHPERGHEVAKELGIPYYETSIVAQFGVKDVFDNAIRAALISRRHLQFWKSHLKKVQRPLLQAPFLPPRPPRPVVGIPDPPAIDGEGPDSLFCRPLCADVLFLLQGGATRVFAHKVYLATSCSKFYDLFTLDLESLGGSRGDAEDGEVDEEEEQSRRGAKEQAGRTKSLDIDKDGEMGSQGPKRPLLLQQGSLRTSQSDNAIPARSECEVGSLGAGRALTGWGRGFLSVCLEHVEDPVTGRPRLMTVVSMDGLIQKRPFQAVLQYLYTGSLDESRGDLMQVATIAELLEVFDLRMMVANVLNHESFMNQEITKAFHVRRANRIKECLNKGTFADVVFRLDDGYLPAHKPLLISSCDWMAAMFRGSFMESYVNEVSIPNTSSACMRAVLEYLYCGSLTPCPDLQPIDLIVLANRLCLPRLVAFTEQYAVEELLQSTMKGVDIDGQVLIYLEMAQFHNAKQLSAWCLHHICTSYNSICRKFPKEMKAMAPENQKHFEKHRWPPVWFLKEEDRYLRSQKEREREEELLRKQHTKRGWCFWRHSSSSAPHVS